From Littorina saxatilis isolate snail1 unplaced genomic scaffold, US_GU_Lsax_2.0 scaffold_336, whole genome shotgun sequence, a single genomic window includes:
- the LOC138956970 gene encoding hexokinase type 2-like: MEFVKVEMGELSVGDGLARFTTEYDKELDMCSMDPGEQILEKMVSIMYLGEILRLVLVKMSKEGLLFIGNFESSKLKERGSIDADDVSLIENDKTGNHSFTRFVLGKLNLQDCSDEDSRIVRHVCGMVSERGAFLAAAGLAALINRMDQPDMTIAADGPSLNIYHPRFYGLMQSRTEELVQPENKFKLVCSQNASAIGAARVAEALPRPPPTA; the protein is encoded by the exons ATG GAATTCGTGAAAGTGGAGATGGGGGAACTAAGTGTAGGCGATGGTCTTGCCCGCTTCACAACCGAATACGACAAAGAGCTCGACATGTGTTCAATGGACCCGGGTGAACAGAT TCTGGAGAAGATGGTCAGCATCATGTACCTCGGGGAGATCTTGAGGCTGGTCCTTGTAAAAATGTCAAAGGAAGGTCTGCTGTTCATTGGCAATTTTGAATCTTCGAAGTTAAAGGAGAGAGGAAGTATTGATGCCGACGATGTCTCCCTGATAGAGAA cGACAAGACTGGAAATCACTCTTTCACAAGATTTGTGTTGGGGAAGTTAAATCTGCAAGATTGCTCGGATGAGGACTCAAGGATTGTTCGTCACGTTTGTGGGATGGTCTCTGAACGTGGAGCGTTTCTTGCTGCTGCCG GTCTGGCAGCGTTAATCAATCGCATGGACCAGCCTGATATGACAATTGCAGCTGACGGTCCGTCTCTGAACATCTATCATCCTCGCTTCTATGGCCTGATGCAATCGAGGACCGAAGAGTTGGTTCAACCAGAAAACAAG TTCAAACTCGTATGTTCGCAAAATGCAAGTGCCATCGGGGCTGCACGTGTAGCAGAAGCCCTTCCACGACCGCCACCTACCGCTTAG